From one Aquicella lusitana genomic stretch:
- a CDS encoding ParA family protein, whose amino-acid sequence MGKIIAIANQKGGVGKTTTSINLTASFAAMKRKVLLIDLDPQGNATVGSGVHADQVQYTSSQVLCNEVPLKDALVKTAGGFDLLATHQELIVAEMQLLQAPQREQRLKSILTPHINDYDYILIDCPPSLSVLTVNALVAAHSVLIPIQCEYFALEGLSALLNTIEQIRNTINPALHIEGLLRTMYDGRNRLALDVSAQLLAHFPERVYRTVIPRNVRLAEAPSHGTPVLHYDEKSQGAMAYLALAGEILRRGQ is encoded by the coding sequence GTGGGAAAAATTATTGCGATCGCCAATCAGAAAGGCGGGGTAGGAAAAACGACTACCAGCATCAACCTGACCGCTTCCTTCGCTGCCATGAAGCGCAAAGTGCTGCTGATCGATTTGGATCCGCAGGGAAACGCAACGGTTGGTAGTGGTGTGCATGCCGACCAGGTGCAATATACTTCCAGCCAGGTTCTGTGCAATGAAGTTCCTCTTAAAGATGCGCTGGTTAAAACAGCAGGGGGCTTTGATCTACTTGCCACGCATCAGGAATTAATTGTAGCTGAGATGCAATTGCTACAAGCACCACAACGCGAACAGCGTCTCAAGTCTATTTTAACACCCCACATCAACGACTACGATTATATTCTGATTGACTGCCCGCCTTCCTTGAGCGTATTGACTGTTAATGCATTAGTGGCTGCGCATTCCGTGCTGATACCGATACAGTGCGAATATTTTGCACTTGAAGGATTGAGCGCGCTCTTAAACACGATTGAACAAATACGCAACACAATCAATCCCGCACTGCACATAGAAGGTCTGCTGCGCACCATGTATGATGGCCGCAACCGGCTGGCGCTCGATGTATCCGCGCAGTTGCTCGCGCATTTTCCTGAACGCGTTTATCGCACCGTCATCCCGCGTAATGTGCGTCTTGCGGAAGCGCCAAGTCACGGTACGCCTGTTCTTCATTATGATGAAAAATCGCAGGGCGCCATGGCCTATCTGGCGCTGGCAGGTGAAATTTTGCGACGGGGTCAATAG
- the queF gene encoding NADPH-dependent 7-cyano-7-deazaguanine reductase QueF (Catalyzes the NADPH-dependent reduction of 7-cyano-7-deazaguanine (preQ0) to 7-aminomethyl-7-deazaguanine (preQ1) in queuosine biosynthesis), which produces MRNIDLSQAPLGKSATYHSHYKRDLLFTLPRKTKREEIGIAGTLPFQGNDIWNGFELSWLNTKGKPVVAMAEFIIPCESPRLIESKSFKLYLNSFNNTQFDSYATVENLLVRDLSEAAGASITVTLLPLSHAPALLQRQFEGVSLDEQDIICDRYTPEPRYLKTDNETVTETLYSDLLKSNCLVTGQPDWASLQITYTGKKINHAGLLQYIVSFRDHNEFHEQCVERIFVDISTYCRPERLLVYARYTRRGGLDINPYRANYPIHLKNIRLCRQ; this is translated from the coding sequence ATGCGAAACATTGATTTATCTCAGGCACCACTTGGCAAAAGCGCCACCTATCACTCCCATTACAAACGTGATTTGCTTTTCACGCTTCCGCGCAAAACCAAGCGTGAAGAAATTGGCATCGCCGGTACTTTGCCCTTTCAGGGCAATGACATCTGGAATGGCTTTGAATTATCCTGGCTCAATACTAAAGGCAAGCCTGTGGTTGCGATGGCTGAATTCATTATTCCATGCGAATCGCCGCGTCTGATTGAATCAAAGTCTTTCAAACTCTATTTGAATTCCTTTAACAATACGCAATTTGATTCTTATGCTACGGTAGAAAATCTTCTAGTGCGTGATCTTTCCGAAGCGGCGGGCGCGTCCATTACCGTTACACTGTTACCCCTTTCGCACGCTCCCGCTCTTCTACAGCGACAGTTTGAAGGCGTGTCCCTGGATGAGCAAGATATTATCTGCGACAGGTACACCCCTGAGCCCCGTTACTTAAAAACAGATAATGAAACAGTAACAGAGACGCTTTATTCAGACCTGCTAAAATCAAACTGCCTGGTCACAGGACAGCCTGACTGGGCTAGCCTGCAAATTACTTATACCGGCAAAAAAATAAATCATGCCGGCCTGCTGCAATATATTGTTTCCTTTCGCGACCATAATGAATTTCATGAACAATGCGTCGAGCGTATTTTTGTTGATATTTCAACTTATTGCAGGCCAGAACGTCTGCTGGTGTATGCGCGTTATACCCGGCGTGGCGGCCTTGATATCAACCCCTATCGGGCGAACTATCCTATTCATTTGAAAAATATAAGGTTATGCCGGCAATAA
- the rsmG gene encoding 16S rRNA (guanine(527)-N(7))-methyltransferase RsmG, protein MKMLLTQALKENSLSLSGAVQQKLLRYLALLQTWNRVFNLTTITDPREMIYLHLIDSLVMSPYLQGIRLLDVGSGAGLPGIPLAIAHPDQQWTLLDKSSKKTRFLTQAAAELELANVSVIHHRCEDFQPPAGFDSILSRAFGTIRMFAETTVHLLAPDGILIAMKGKYPQEELADVPAAFTVEDVIRLDIKGINAERHIVRLRMKK, encoded by the coding sequence ATGAAGATGCTGCTCACTCAGGCGCTTAAAGAAAATTCGCTTTCACTTTCAGGCGCCGTTCAGCAAAAACTGCTGCGCTATCTAGCATTGTTACAAACCTGGAACCGAGTTTTTAATCTCACGACCATTACCGACCCGCGGGAAATGATTTATCTCCACCTGATAGACAGCCTGGTCATGTCGCCTTATCTTCAGGGGATACGCTTGCTGGATGTAGGAAGCGGCGCAGGTCTGCCTGGTATCCCCCTTGCCATCGCGCATCCTGACCAGCAATGGACACTACTCGATAAAAGCAGCAAAAAAACACGATTTTTAACGCAGGCAGCCGCGGAGCTAGAACTGGCGAATGTTTCTGTCATCCATCATCGTTGCGAAGATTTTCAACCCCCTGCCGGTTTTGATAGTATTCTCTCACGTGCCTTCGGTACGATACGCATGTTTGCGGAAACAACCGTGCATCTTCTCGCGCCGGATGGCATCCTGATTGCCATGAAAGGCAAATACCCGCAAGAAGAGCTTGCGGACGTGCCCGCAGCTTTTACAGTCGAAGATGTCATACGTCTGGATATAAAAGGAATCAATGCCGAGCGTCATATTGTTCGTTTACGGATGAAAAAATAA